The Salvelinus alpinus chromosome 10, SLU_Salpinus.1, whole genome shotgun sequence genome includes the window aattgagctcaggtgcatcctgttttcattgatcatccctgagatgtttctacaacttgattagagtccacctgtggtaaattcaattgattggacatgatttggaaacgcacacacctgtctatataaggtcccacagttgacagtgcatgtcagagcaaaaactaagccatgaggtcgaaggaattgtcaataGAGATCCAAGACAGGattatgttgaggcacagatctggggaagggtaccaaaaaatatctctagcattgaaggtccccaagaacacaatggcctccatcattcttaaatggaagaagtttggaaccaccaagactcttcctagagctggccgcctggccaaactgtgcaatcgggagagaagaaccttggtcagggaggtgaccaagaacttgatggtcactctgaaggaGCTTCAGAGTCCCTCTATAGAGCttggagaatcttccagaaggacaaccatctctgcagcactccaccaatcaggactttatggtagagtggccagacagaaaacaatcctcagtaaaaggcacatgacagaccgcttAGAGTTTGCAAAAAGACAccgaaagactctcagaccatgagaaacacgattctctagtctgctgaaaccaagattgaactctgggcctgaatgccaagcgtcacttctggaggaaacctggcaccatctcatggtggtggcagcatcatgctgtggggatgtttttcaacggcagggattggtagactagtcaggattgagggaatgatgaacagagtaaagtacagagtcaatttttttctctgtatatactcttttctctgtatatatcaatgatgttgctcttgctgctggggattctctgatccacctctacgcagacgacaccattctgtatacgtctggcccttctttggacactgtgttaacaaacctccaaacgagcttcaacgccaggttctgacttagaatatgtgaacaactacaaatacctaggtgtctggttagactgtaaactctccttccggtctcacattaagcatctccgatccaaaattaaatctagaattggcttcttattttgcaacaaagcctccttcactcatgctgccaaacataccctcgtaaaattgactatcctactgatccttgacttcggcgatgtcatttacaaaatagcttccaacactctactcagcaaactggatgtagtctatcacagtgccatccgttttgtcaccaaagccccatatactacccaccactgcgacctgtatgctctcgttggcgggccctcgctacatattcgttgccaaacccactggctccaggtcatctataagtctttgctaggccttatctcagctcactggtcaccatagcaacacccacccatagcacacgctccagcaggtatatttcactggtcatccccaaagccaacacctactttggctgcctttccttccagttctctgttgccaatgactggaacaaattacaaaaatcacagaagctggagacttatctccctctctaactttaagcatcagctgtcagagcagcttaccgatcactgtacctgtacacagcccatctgtaaatagcacacccaactacctcatccccatattattatatatatatttttgctcttttgcacctgtgtctctacttgcacatcatcatctgcacatctatcactccagtgttaatgctaaattgtaattatttcgcctctatggcctatttattgccttacctccctaatcttacaacatttgcacacactgtacatagatttttctattgtgttattgactgtacgtttgtttatgtgtaactctgtgttgttgtttttgtcgcactgctttgctttatcttggccaggtcacagttgtaaatgagaacttgttctcaactggcctacctggttaaataaaggtgaaaaaaaataatatatatagtaTTTATAGTATTAATTATATGAATTATAGTATTacaattatgtattttatttcagGAGATCATAGACAACTAAAATCAGATTAATGAGATTAATACAATCAGTAGATTACTGCACATCCAAATGTCACTAAAATCAGATTAATGAGATTAATACAATCAGTAGATTACTGCACATCCAAATGTCAATAGCCTAAAGAAAATTTTAAATTTTAACACTGATTTTAACACATTTAGAGGACTGTACAAAAAAGTTGAGGGAATGACGAAATCAGTTGTGTAAATCCAGCAagtatgtttttttgtgtgacAGTTCGTGCTTTGCCACAGTGGCAAAGACATGCACCTTCAAGGCATAGACTAGTTTGATTTTCATTTCagaaataaaataccaaataaggTAGCAAATAAAGCATAATTATTATGTCAGTGATATGAAAGCTGTGCACATTGCCATGATAAAAAATGTGTAGTGCTGAAAAGAACATCGCTGTAGTCATGCGCAGCCAGGACGCGCGTTGATGTTCGCGAACACGACCGATTGAAAGAATACCCACAATGCAAAGCTGCTTATCACATTGCGGTAATCACTCTGTGAACGAGTGTCAAATTCAAGGTGAGTGGTGTTTTTCCAGCAGAGTTAAACTTTTCATTGTATTAACGACAAATCTTACATGTTCATGCTAATACAAGTCATAGCTAGCTGGTAAGAGACACATGATAACgcgagtgctagctagctagggaACGTTATCAAGGATCGACTAATACTGTAACTTCACCAAATACTGTAAGTTAGCTAGTgtcatgtattttttttgttgttgcttcagATGCATGTATGGAAGATATGCACAGGGTTGGGTTTCCACAGCCACGTTACCACCGTCAGCTAACGTTATCTAcagtagctaagttagctaggAACTGTTAACttcagctagctactgtacataCACCGTTTAGTTTCCGCCGGTAATATAACGTTCCATGTTCAGTTTAACTAGTTTGGTAGCGTTACTGTCAAAGTTAACTGTTGtaatttgtccctctctctgtttgaCAGTATGGCGCTTCATAAACTATTCCGTCTGTCCTCGCTGTTCCGCTCAGCGGTGTCATTGACACTGCGCAGGAATATCGGTCTGTCTGCTGTTCTCTTCAACCGGGCCAAGGACTTGGACCCTATCCAGAAACTATTCCTAGATAAGATCCGCGACTACAGCACCAAGAGCAAGTGAGTGCAATAAATAACCGCACTATTTGTCCTACTGTCACTGCTGGCCTACTCTAATTGACATGTttcttcatgttggtaggctaaaAGTTTGCTCGGCTTAAGTGGAATGACCCGTGATGTCATGACAGAGATGGTGGCAGGGAGTCTGCACGTCCTTTTAGCACTGCAGAGCTATTTGTAGAAGGCTGGGCCATATGTTCAGTAGGTGAACATTCTGGGACGTTGCAAATAGAAATGTCAGGAACAGAGCTGGCAGACTTGATTCTTGAttatacagtacatgtcagagtaGAGTTTATTTTACATaatatatttctatctgaacgttcctCAATGTTGTGCCCCTTCTGAACCCGGCCCTATATGTCTAGATGGCAAGATTTATGAAACGCATAGGATGCTGAAGGTGTGTTTATAGGGTATACATGTCTGACTCATTATAGGGTATTATAATTATAGGGCTGACTAGTTATGTGGTTTCTTGAGCTCACCCATTGCAACAACAGTAGGGCTGTCCCCCCCCCAAGATTtgtctgttctgtgttttagTCAAATCAACTGTATTCATTGAGCTTGTCTGACGCTTTAATCACACTGTTTGATTAGGCCGGGCTgtgttacaacaacaaaaaaagacagTAAGTGACTTTGACAATCAcctgttgtctctcctccctgctgcaatgaccaccacagaacatcagtgtttaTCGTGCTCTCCGTCTctccggaagccactcctcagtaaaaggcaattgacagcccgcttggagttttccaaaaggcactaaAGAACTGTattctatgagaaacaagattctctggtctgatgaaaccaagattgaactctgggcCTGAATggcaagtgtcacatctggaggaaacctggcaccatccctacggtgaagcatggtggtggcagcatcatgctgctgggatgtttttcagcggcagggactgggagactagtcaggatcgagggaaagatgaacggggcaaagtacagagatccttgatgaaaaccagctccaaagtgaaggggtctgaatactttccaaatgcaactATGTgcatgatttataaagccaggcacatttaataGTTAGGCTACTGATTTCTAGACCTAATTAAGTTTGTTTCCTCACTTCTCTTAGACaataaggcaagggctgtttttTCGTCTCATTCTGCTGCTGCCGCCACTGCATCgttcaacaccaatatgctggttaactttgctattatgctgttaggttcttatttttcagagtaaataactcacggacactagagaagcttaaccaagtttaattattcccaaagggtcgacacagctgtattcagacaaaaaacgatttacatttacatttaagtcatttagcagacgctcttatccagagcgacttacaaattggtgcattcaccttatgatatccagtggaacaaccactttacaatagtgcatctaactcttttaagggggggggggggggttagaaggattactttatcctatcctaggtattccttaaagaggtggggtttcaggtgtctccggaaggtggtgattgactccgctgacctggcgtcgtgagggagtttgttccaccattggggtgccagagcagcgaacagttttgactgggctgagcgggaactgtacttcctcagaggtagggaggcgagcaggccagaggtggatgaacgcagtgcccttgtttgggtgtagggcctgatcagagcctgaaggtacggaggtgccgttcccctcacagctccgtaggcaagcaccatggtcttgtagcggatgcgagcttcaactggaagccagtggagagagcggaggagcggggtgacgtgagagaacttgggaaagttgaacaccagacgggctgcggcgttctggatgagttgtaggggtttaatggcacaggcagggagcccagccaacagcgagttgcagtaatccagacgggagatgacaagtgcctggattaggacctgcgccgcttcctgcgtgaggcagggtcgtactctgcgaatgttgtagagcatgaacctacaggaacgggtcttCTCACCATCGCAGGTatactcccctttagacactcctccttctctccaatccttacccTCTTCCTGTGGAACCAGAAGATGTAACAGGATAATAAACCCTTATTACTCCCTTCGGGGATCTGACCTCCTCACCTCAACCCCTCCTAagccacagatgtccatctgttTCCCGTATAGCAATCCTGGGATCTCCTCCCgtccacccagcacattccacAGCGTCTTTCTACAGATCTCACTTCTTTATATACTATGTGActgatctatcatgtctttaatatctaAATGTTCAAAGTTTAGAATCCAACAATGCatatagcaacatggtctaggaaaaggtgccaattcaacagcgcactgatgtgtttcagaaccgCGGACAGCGACCACTAGCCAATGTGGGAGAAAGCGAATGTTCTAAAATATTATtgttgcaccattgttcttataatataaccatatacattTTCAGTAGCACATGTGATGGACTATGCCATCCCCAAGGCCTCCAcgatggattagtccactcacaGGGGCAAATCAGACGGGTGTCTTGTacacaataatatatacagttggagtcattaaaacttgtttttcaaccactccacacatttcttgttaacaaactatagttttggcaagtcggttaggacatctactttgtgcatgacaaaagtaattttcccaacaattgtttagacagattatttcacttacaattcactgtatcacaattccagtgggtcagaagtttacatacactaagttgactgtgcctttaaacagcttggaaaattccagaaaatgatgtcatggctttagaagcttctgataggctaattgacataatttgagtcaattggaggtgtacctgtggatgtatttcaaggcctaccttcaaactcagtgcctctttgcttgacataatgggaaaatcaaaagaaatcagccaagacctcaggaaaaacattgtagacctccacaagtctggtgcatccttgggagcaatttccaaacgcctgaaggtaccacgttcatctgtactgacaatagtacgcaagtataaacaccatgggaccacgcagccgtcataccgctcaggaaggagatgcgttctgtctcctagagatgagtgtGCTTtgatgcaaaaagtgcaaatcaatcccagaacaacagcaaatgaccttgtgaagatgctggaggaaacctgtataaaagtatctatatccacagtaaaacgagtcctatatctacattacctgaaaggccgctccgcaaggaagaagccactgctccaaaaccttcatttaaaaaaaaaaagccagactatggtttgcaactgcacatggggacaaagattgtaccttttacaaaaatagaactgtttggccataatgaccattgttatgtttggaggaaaaagggggtggcttgcaagctgaagaacaccatcccaaccgcgaagcacgggggtggcagcatcatgttgtgggagtgctttgctgcaggagggactggtgcacttcacaaaatagaggaTGGAAatttgtggctatattgaagcgacatcagtcaggaaattaagcttggtcgcaaatgggtgttccaaatagacaatgaccccaagcatactttcaaagttgtgacaaaatggcttaaggacaacaaagtcaaggtattggagtggtcatcacaaagccctgacctcaatcccatagaaaagttgtgggcagaactgaaaaagcaaggaggcctacaaacctgactcagttacaccaacttggtcaggagaaatgggccaaaattcacccaacttattgtgggaagcttgtggaaggctacccaaaacgtttgacccaagttaaacaatttaaaggcaatgctaccaaatactaattgagtgtatgtaaacttcagactcactgggaatgtgatgaaagaaataaaagctgaaatgaatcattctctattctgacacttcacattcttaaaatgaagtggtgatcctaactgacctaagacagagaatttttactatgattaaatgtcaggggttgtgaaaaactgagtttaaattatttggctaaggtgtatgtaaacttccgacttcaactgtgtgtgtgtgtaattcttTCAAAAAATGTTactcgactaaatggggtcagccctcaGAGTAGTGTATTCTATGCTACAGTGTTGTTTAAGGTTAATTCCTCATCTTTCTCTTTCCTCCAGGGCTGCAGCAGGTGGGATTGTTGATGCAGGCCCCTCTTACGAAAAGGGTGTCTCAGAGGAGATCACCAAACTGCAGAGGTTATACGGGACCGGTGACCTCACCAAATTCCCTGACTTCAAATTTACAGGTTCGTCAAAGCCATGCACTGCAGTATAGAGCTTGGACGATAAACTGAAAATGATCAGCCATTTTACTGATATCATTAATAATGATAAGTTGCCTACAGTAGATGTGATTTTTGAAATATGGGCAATTGCTAAGGGGACAATAGATAGCTACGACATGTAATGTAGTTTAAAAGGGTACTATAAAAAGTAACGGGTGTAAATTTATTTTTATGTATTGTTTGATTTCTCGTTATTGTGATATAGATTGTGTCCATGTCGCCCAGCTCTACTGCAGTAGTAGCATTTATTGGTAGCTCAGTCAGACTAAACTAGTAATACCACCATCTCACCCTACATATCTTACTCATTCTATGCTTAAACAGGGGTGTCAGTCATTCCATGGTGGGCCTAgtgttaagacctagacaaccagtaAGGGGAGTTCTTTGCTATTTAGTATCCTTTAAttcatcaagtacaagggaggagcgaaaacccagcCAGTCgtccctccgtggaatgagtttgacacaggTGGTTTAAATGACTCATTGACCATCAACcatggttgtattcattaggcaccaaactaaAAATAAATGCTTTTTTTCATTTAGCAAAGTGTTACTACGATatgcactaatgaatacgacccagcaTTACTCACAATCTCCCTTTTCTCTTCTCCAGAGCCCCAGCTGCAGGAAGTGGCCAAGTGAACACTGTCTCTGTCCTACATGTCACCACTATAATGTACTATTTAATAAATGTGAGAACATTGTTTTCTTATGCTAAATCAGTCAAGGGGTTAAAGTGAGTGATTTTGCAAATCATGTTCAACCTTGCTTGCATTTATCATTTACTGATTTTAAATGATAACATATGACGTTACACTAGTCTCATTCGCCTGACTCGTGGCGCTCCACCCTGTTCCAGCGGCTGTAGGAAAAGACCACGTGGTGAGAAATTATTGATAAATCTTTAATACAGAGTAAACATCTTACAAAGAATACACTTACAGCAACCCATTCATCCATAGCCTAAGAAACATACTCTCTTTTAGGAAAAAATGCAGTAGCACAATAATACTTTAGCTTAAACAAAACAGCCTCTAGATAGAATATGACAACTACATTTGAAATGCACTGGGCATATTCAGGTGAGCAGGGGTCCATCTCAAAGGTCACAATTAAATGAGTGTTTCTGAAGTTCAGCGCTATTGAGCCAACATATGCAGCATTTAACGTGAAGGCAGTCTCTGCGAAAATAGGAACATCGCCTTTAGGATCGATTCAGTGCTATGATTGCAATTTAAAGTGTCTCCTTCACCTGCACTGTTCTGAAAGCAATATAGTGGATGGCTAATATTCAAAATGGAGAGGAAGCAATCCATAAGActtgggatgtctcctggtctgacaaacactgcaaAAAAACAATTTCTCCGTCTTAAAACAGACGGATTTTGatgtgtttttaattttttttttttacctgtattCTAATTAGACAAACACGGAGGCTATGTAATTTTGGGCTCCAGAGTGGTGCAGCATCtctgtgctagaggtgtcactacagaccctggttcgattccaggctgtatcacaactggctgtgattgggagtcccatagggcggcgcacaattggccctgcgtctttagggtttggccggggtagaccattgtaaataagaatttgttcttaacagtcCCATAGAGCGccgccaattgtgcgccgccctatgggactcccagtcatggccggatgtgatacagcctggattcgaaccagggtctgtagtaacgcctcttgcAGTGCCCTAATGTGATTGCTCCCTTGTGTTCACATCAATGCTTAGCCAATAGCCATCAgaaaatatgtacagtatattacactGATGCCATGTTCAAATCTTTGGTATAAAATAAGATTTAGGTAGTTAATGTTTTGGCCAGTTGAGGGGGAGGTGAGCATGTGTGGAACATAATTCCACGGGTCTGCCAGAGTAGTTTAACAACTTGGCCACCAGAGGGGAGTAGAGTACCATGTGACTAATATAATAGGCTTGCATTGAGGGCCCAGGTACAGCAAAACAGGAGGAATAAATGGCCTCTACGCAGAGTTGTCTGCCCCTCCTTGCTATCCATCCACAAGGGTGAGGAGATCAGGGTTGGTCagtcccccaaaaaattattTATTCATTTGGGTCGAATAAAACTACTCCAGTGTTGTCATGGTGCTGGTGTCTTAGGGGGTTGTTGAGAGCCTCACAGCATGAAAGACTGGGTGTGTTTGAAGTCCGCAGgctgagagagaaaaaacagcATATTTTCATTTGGTCAGAACTACTGCAGTTcagctctttctctcttcattaTTAGTACTTAACATTTGGAGAATTTTACTAGAAATTATCATATGGTTAGAAAATGTTGTGTAAGTGGTAATGCTCAAGTAAACATTTCCTGTGAATATAATACCCAACCATGAATACACCAACAGAAAATCTGAGAAAAACTCACATCTTGGGGCGGAGGGCTGTAGTTGGCATTAGTCCtggaaaacagagggagggagtttACTAAATGTGATGTAGTTTTGGCATCGATCAAAGAACCCCACTACATCAAACACAGTCCTATGGAGCGTAAAGGGCAACTTTTTCTGTAAAGGACTCCTGGGAACACACGTCCACACATGAGTACACAAGCACAGTATGTGCTTCTATGTAAAGTCCTGTTCATTATCTACATTTAAATCCATTACTCTGTGGGTCAGACTCACTTGTCTTCTGTTCTGTGGAGGTTCTGGCTGCTGATGTGGGCCACACCATGACACTGGGGGATCCAAAAGGACCTGGGGGGGGTCAAAGTTGAGTGAGGGGGTGATGAAGTTCACACACCATGCTCAGGGTTACTAACACGACCACACAGAGGGGGTAAGCTAATCACAATTCAGCCGGGAGGGGAGTTTATTAGCAGCCAGGGTTCACTTGAAAAAGAGATGTCAATCACAATGTGACTTCCCTTGATaaactgattattattatttgtaattaataaaaaataatcaTAGTATTCTTAGTCATCTAACTGGCCTAATCTAGAGTCAGTCAGTCAAAATAACAAACCTAGTGTTTCTAACTGGGTCATGAAACACCTgttagtgtctctctctgtgagaaGAGACAGGCTTGCACCGCTGGGCTCAATCACACCTGTCACTACTGAACTTACTCAGCACATTAAAATGCACACACCTCTATTAGTCAGTGGTAGTTACACAGCAATGCAGATGTATTCAGTGTCAgggtgtctacactgtattttaaTAATTGTTATTGGAATTAAGGAGACAAGCTCTTACCTTCCTTTGTGTCCTGGAGATGGACAGAAatgaagaggagagtggagaCAAAGAGGAAGTGAGCACAAAACCTTTCACTAGAAAATTGTATTTACTAACATACAGACACATATTGTATgtacatggacagacagagaaaggaacAGACAGACTCACTGCTGAAGTAGCCATTACGGTGTGCATAGTACCCTCCGAAGCCACAAATGGCGATGACCAGACAGATGACCACGACCGCA containing:
- the LOC139532100 gene encoding ATP synthase-coupling factor 6, mitochondrial-like isoform X1, with protein sequence MALHKLFRLSSLFRSAVSLTLRRNIGLSAVLFNRAKDLDPIQKLFLDKIRDYSTKSKAAAGGIVDAGPSYEKGVSEEITKLQRLYGTGDLTKFPDFKFTEPQLQEVAK
- the LOC139532100 gene encoding ATP synthase-coupling factor 6, mitochondrial-like isoform X2 — encoded protein: MALHKLFRLSSLFRSAVSLTLRRNIGLSAVLFNRAKDLDPIQKLFLDKIRDYSTKSKAAAGGIVDAGPSYEKGVSEEITKLQRLYGTGDLTKFPDFKFTGVSVIPWWA